The following is a genomic window from Ignavibacteria bacterium.
TGAAATGGATTGTTCAGAAGAAAAATTAAAACTCATTGATGAAAAGAAAAAATTATATTGGGGAAAATTTGAAAAATTTTGTGAAGAAAACAACCAAAAATCAGCTACAATGCTCTTATTGTTAAATATAGTGGATAGAGAAAAATGGAATGCTTTAAAATTAGAAGTTGAGACTTAATTCTAAAATTCTACTTTCAAGTTTTTCGCTATCCATATTTTGTATTTCTAATATTTCATTATCAAAATTATTTTCAATTTCTTTATTTCTATTTAATAGTTGAAATCTCGGTAAACCTTCATTAGTTTTAATAATTTTTTCTATTGTAGCTGTTACATATACAGATAGATGTTTTTCAAAAAGTTTAACAAAAAATTTAAAAGTATTTGAAGATGTAAAATGTATTGTAGTGGCTGTATATCTTTTAATAGGTTCACATTTTTCTTTTACCAATAAACATATTATAAGTTCTCTAACATCATCATTAGAAATATTCTCGTTATCATTGGGGTTATGTAAATCATAACTAATAGAAAATAGATGTGTCATAAGTAAATTTTAAATTTTCGGCTTATCAACAAATTAACTATTCTATATTTCACTTTCAACTCTTACAACTCTTTAATTTTAGCTTATAATCAAATAGTCTATTTAACTGTTTCAAATTAAGACACTACCATTCATTTTAGTGAATTTATTGCCCTTTTATTGTGTTCTTATAATGCATATATTTGTTAATATTATATCAATTTTTAAGCAAAATTAACTTAGTAAACAAATGAAATACATATACTTAATTATACTTTTCCTCTTTACGGGTTTATCTGTAACCAATGCTCAGCTTCAATTTCAAAGAGTCGGCGGAAGTGATACAACGCACACCAATAAATCAAATGCTTATGCGTATGCTTGGTACAAAAATACGGGAGCATCGCCTGTAGATGTAAGATTTGAGAGAACTGTGAATAATTTACCTAATGCAAGCTGGACATCTTCCATATGCACGCAAGGATTCTGTTATGCGCCGTTTGTAAATATTGCTCCTCCGGCAGAAGACCCGGCAATTACAATTCAACCGGGAGAACAAGATACGATGGATGTTACGATGTATTGTCCTAACACCGGTGTTGCTCATATTCGCCTGAAAATGTTTAATGTGAACAATGCATCACAATTTGTTGAAGAAGATTTTTATGTGGTAGCACAGATAGTCGGAATTGAAAATATATCGTCCATTGCTGATAAATATTCATTATCACAAAATTATCCAAATCCGTTTAATCCCGTAACTAAAATTAATTTTTCAATTCCTAAAAATGAATTTGTTACTTTAAAAGTTTATGATGTTCTTGGTAATGAAGTTGCAAACCTTGTAAATCAAAACCTTACATTGGGTCAATATACGGTTGATTTTAATTCGGCTCAATTTAATGTTTCATCAGGAGTGTTTTATTATAAACTGATGACAGAAGGGTTTACCGAAGTTAAAAAAATGATGCTTGTAAAATAAAAACGAATTAATAAAATTTAATATGATTCTGTAATTATATTATGGCAATAGTAAAAGAAAAAGATTTAACGTTCCTTGAACAGACATATATTCCGCAGATTGTAAAAGGTTTGGCTTCAACCTGGAAGCAGATGTTTAAGCCAAAGTTCACTAGGCAATATCCTGAAGAAAAATGGGTTCCTCCTGCAGCATTCAGGGGAAGACCCGTTCTTGTAATGGAAGACGACGGCACCGAAAGATGCGTCGCATGCGGACTATGCTCGAGAGTTTGTCCCGCACTTGCAATAGAAGTTCAGGCAGGAGAAACAGACAGAGAGAAAGAAAGATATCCCAAGCTTTTTGAAATAAACATGGTTCGCTGCATTTTTTGCGGTTTCTGTGAGGAAGTATGCCCGGAAGAAGCAATTGTTATGAGTGATGAGTATGAGCTTGTTTTCAGCTCACAGGAAGAAGCAATTTTTGGCAAAGACAGACTTCTGACGCCTAAAAAGAAACTTGAAAAAAGACTTGAATATCTTCAGCAATACAGGTAATTATATTGAGTTAAAATGTTAAAAAGATTTTTACATATCGTTATTTTGTTTTTAGTTTTCACTTCCGCTGCGTTTGCGCAAGAGCAACTGCAGGGGCAGGGTGAACAGCAGCAGGAAAAGCCGAAGGATGTTATAGCATCGTTTTCAAGCAAGATAAAGAAGAGCGACATTATTTTATACTGGTCAATATTGAATCCCGATAGAACAGATTATATTCTCATTGACCAAAAGAAACCGGGTGAAGCAGTTTATGAACGTTTAAATAGATTTACGATTAAAGAATTTGACAGAAAAACTCAAAAAGACTCTCTCGATGTACTTGAGTTTTCATTCAGAAATACAGTAGACGTGAACGGAGTTTATTATTTCAAAATTTTATTATTCGACAGAAATAATAATCAGATTTCGGAAAACGAAATCAAAATGGGAATTTCGGGAATACAGGATTTTAAGCTTATGCAAAATAATCCTAATCCGTTTAATCCGTCAACAATGATTTCATACAGATTATTCAAGCCGACGTATGTTACGCTTAAAGTTTATAGTTTAACAGGTAAGGAAGTCGCAACGCTCGTTGATGCTCAGCAAAGCGCAGGAACTTTCACCGTAGAATTTAATGCCATAAATCATCCTGATATTTCAAGCGGAATTTATTTTTATAAGCTCCAGACAGAATACTCTTCAGATATTAAAAAAATGATACTTACCAAATAATCAATTTAGTTTTATCATTAATCATATCTCAAATTTTTATCCCTTTAAAACAGTTTATAGATTGAAGAAAGCATATCTTTTAGGTATTTTTATACGAATATATGGATGACCCTTCGTCTTTTTTGCTGGAATTAGTTATAATTTTCGCGCTTATTTTCTTCAATGCGTTATTCGTTGCCACCGAATATGCAATTGTCAGGGTACGCAGTTCCGAAATTGAAGCTCTGATAAGAAAAGGCAACACACGTGTAGGGGATGTAAAGATAATAATATCGGATTTAGACAGGTATATTTCCGCTACACAATTAGGAATTACCATTGTCAATCTGCTTCTCGGATGGCTTGGCGAGGATATTTTTGTGAATGCACTTGGACCGTTTTTTACAATGATTGGCGTTGAAGGTTCGTTAAATAATACACTCTCCGTCATAGTTGGGTTAGCCATTATAACCTATTTTACGATTACCATAGGCGAGCTTGCACCAAAAGCAATCGCTATAAAGAATTATATTAATATAACTCTTTGGTTTGCTGTTCCACTGAGGTTATTCTATAGCATTTTTAAACCATTTATCTGGGTTCTTAATAAAAGCGCGAATGTCTTGCTTCGATTAATAGGGATAAACCCTTTATCTAAAGCTGAACAGATTCACTCTGAAGAAGAAATAAGATATTTAATTTCCGAGGGAAGAAAAACAGGTGTAATTGATTCAACGGAGCATCAGTTAATTGAAAAGATTTTTGAGTTTAATGATAAGACTGCCGAAGAAATAATGGTGCCGCGTAATCTTATGATGGCGATTAACATAGATGACCCTCGTGATGTGATTATTCAGCACGTAATCGAAGATGGTTATTCAAGAATTCCCGTTTATAAAGATAACGTTGACAACATTATCGGTATAATTTATTCAAAGGATTTAATCAGTGCTGCGGAGCATAAAGAAATTATTTTACTTCAGGATATTTTAAGACCTGCTCATTTTGTTCCCGGAAATAAACTCATAGGTGAGCTTCTTAAGGAACTTCAGAAAAAAAGAATTCACCTTGCAATAGTCGTGAATGAACATGGCGGAGTTGAAGGATTAATAACCATTGAGGATATTATTGAAGAAATCGTCGGTGAAATTGAAGATGAATATGATGTTGAGACCGACAAAGTTCAGCGGGACAAACGCGGACTGTTTTATGTTAATCCTAACATAACAATTAGGGAATTTAACAGCAGGTTCAGAACGGATATTCCTGAAAATGATGATGAATATCATACCCTTAGCGGGTTTTTGCAGACAGTAACGGGACATATTCCGGATATTTACGAAAGAATAGACTACAAAGGACTTTCGTTTACAATTACAAAAAAATCCGGCAACAGATTATTACAAGTTAAAATACAAAAAGTTTAATGTTATTCCTTCAGAGAAAATTAACTAACTTCGTTATTGACCTCGGGCAGTTTGGGCTTTTAATGAAAGGACTGTTCAAGAGCTTTCCGAGAATCTTGAGAGACAGAAAGCTTATCATTGTCCAGATGGTTCACGTCGGCGTGAATTCATTAGCGCTTATTTTTATCATAGGTATATTTACAGGCGCAGTAGCCTGCTGGCAGGCTGCTTATCAGATTAAGGGAATATTACCGCTTTCATATCTCGGTTCGGCAACTACCAAAGCAATTATCATCGAGCTTGGTCCTGTGCTTGCTGCAATTGTTCTTGCAGGAAGAATTGGAGCCTCCATTGCAGCGGAACTTGGAACCATGAAAGTTACCGAACAAATCGATGCATTGGAATCAATGGCTATAAATCCTATCAGATATCTTGCTATGCCAAGAATAGTCGCGACAACTTTAATGCTTCCGGTACTTGTAATTTATTGTATATCAGTAGCTGAATTTGGTTCTTATCTGGTTGCAGTCGGATTTCTCGATGTATCTTCAGATGCTTTCATAACTAATTTTAAAAACGCTTTTGAACTGAAAGATGTCGGGGCTGCTATGGTTAAATCCGTTTTCTTCGGCTCTGCAATTTCATCAATAGGATGTTTTGTCGGATTTCAAACACGCGGCGGCGCTCAAGGAGTTGGTCTTTCAACGATTAAATCGTTTGTTATCTGTGCGGCAGTAATTCTTATACTTGATTACATACTCTGGAACTTCTTAATCGGAATGTAAATTAATTTTAATCAAAATGAATTTTCCAAAACATCTTACAGGATTAAAAGACTTAAACAAAGATGTAATGGAAAATATTTTTTCTTTAACTGCCGAGTATAAGAAAAAAATATTAGTCCGCGATAAATCTTATCCCGATTTAAAAAATTTTACGGTCCTGAATTTGTTCTTTGAAAACTCTACAAGGACAAGAGTTTCATTTGAGCTCGCAGAGAAGCTTTTGAATATGAAAGTTGTGAACTTTAATGCTGATGTCTCATCGCTTTCAAAAGGAGAATCGATTCTTGATACCGTGCGAAATCTTGAAGCAATGAGATTTGATTTTATTGTATCAAGAAGCACTGAAATAAACTTTCCTGAATTTTTGATTAAGCACACGACTTCGCAAATTATGAATGCGGGGGACGGCACAAATGAACACCCAACACAGGGCTTGCTTGACATATTTACAATAAAAGAAAATTTTAAGGATTTAAAAGATTTAAAAGTTTGCATTGTTGGTGATATTTCTCATAGTAGAGTTGCAATGTCGAAT
Proteins encoded in this region:
- a CDS encoding ABC transporter permease, with protein sequence MLFLQRKLTNFVIDLGQFGLLMKGLFKSFPRILRDRKLIIVQMVHVGVNSLALIFIIGIFTGAVACWQAAYQIKGILPLSYLGSATTKAIIIELGPVLAAIVLAGRIGASIAAELGTMKVTEQIDALESMAINPIRYLAMPRIVATTLMLPVLVIYCISVAEFGSYLVAVGFLDVSSDAFITNFKNAFELKDVGAAMVKSVFFGSAISSIGCFVGFQTRGGAQGVGLSTIKSFVICAAVILILDYILWNFLIGM
- a CDS encoding aspartate carbamoyltransferase catalytic subunit gives rise to the protein MNFPKHLTGLKDLNKDVMENIFSLTAEYKKKILVRDKSYPDLKNFTVLNLFFENSTRTRVSFELAEKLLNMKVVNFNADVSSLSKGESILDTVRNLEAMRFDFIVSRSTEINFPEFLIKHTTSQIMNAGDGTNEHPTQGLLDIFTIKENFKDLKDLKVCIVGDISHSRVAMSNIYGLQNYAAKVSVCAPDYFLPKDLKLNVYDNFDDAIKENDVLIMLRIQNERGAGEMIKSLDDYKKLYGLNKKRVEQNKNILLLHPGPWNTGVEVEEDVLDLPNTKFFEQVTNGLAIKLALFTLMTK
- a CDS encoding T9SS type A sorting domain-containing protein, with amino-acid sequence MKYIYLIILFLFTGLSVTNAQLQFQRVGGSDTTHTNKSNAYAYAWYKNTGASPVDVRFERTVNNLPNASWTSSICTQGFCYAPFVNIAPPAEDPAITIQPGEQDTMDVTMYCPNTGVAHIRLKMFNVNNASQFVEEDFYVVAQIVGIENISSIADKYSLSQNYPNPFNPVTKINFSIPKNEFVTLKVYDVLGNEVANLVNQNLTLGQYTVDFNSAQFNVSSGVFYYKLMTEGFTEVKKMMLVK
- a CDS encoding T9SS type A sorting domain-containing protein, translated to MLKRFLHIVILFLVFTSAAFAQEQLQGQGEQQQEKPKDVIASFSSKIKKSDIILYWSILNPDRTDYILIDQKKPGEAVYERLNRFTIKEFDRKTQKDSLDVLEFSFRNTVDVNGVYYFKILLFDRNNNQISENEIKMGISGIQDFKLMQNNPNPFNPSTMISYRLFKPTYVTLKVYSLTGKEVATLVDAQQSAGTFTVEFNAINHPDISSGIYFYKLQTEYSSDIKKMILTK
- the nuoI gene encoding NADH-quinone oxidoreductase subunit NuoI; translated protein: MAIVKEKDLTFLEQTYIPQIVKGLASTWKQMFKPKFTRQYPEEKWVPPAAFRGRPVLVMEDDGTERCVACGLCSRVCPALAIEVQAGETDREKERYPKLFEINMVRCIFCGFCEEVCPEEAIVMSDEYELVFSSQEEAIFGKDRLLTPKKKLEKRLEYLQQYR
- a CDS encoding hemolysin family protein gives rise to the protein MDDPSSFLLELVIIFALIFFNALFVATEYAIVRVRSSEIEALIRKGNTRVGDVKIIISDLDRYISATQLGITIVNLLLGWLGEDIFVNALGPFFTMIGVEGSLNNTLSVIVGLAIITYFTITIGELAPKAIAIKNYINITLWFAVPLRLFYSIFKPFIWVLNKSANVLLRLIGINPLSKAEQIHSEEEIRYLISEGRKTGVIDSTEHQLIEKIFEFNDKTAEEIMVPRNLMMAINIDDPRDVIIQHVIEDGYSRIPVYKDNVDNIIGIIYSKDLISAAEHKEIILLQDILRPAHFVPGNKLIGELLKELQKKRIHLAIVVNEHGGVEGLITIEDIIEEIVGEIEDEYDVETDKVQRDKRGLFYVNPNITIREFNSRFRTDIPENDDEYHTLSGFLQTVTGHIPDIYERIDYKGLSFTITKKSGNRLLQVKIQKV